A genome region from Leptidea sinapis chromosome 34, ilLepSina1.1, whole genome shotgun sequence includes the following:
- the LOC126974897 gene encoding luciferin sulfotransferase-like has product MVWLINNELDYDRAKAVVYIAREPRDVVVSYYYHNKLTRFINDEPDFKSFWNLFKDSEVIWSPFFPHVQEAWEKRNNPNLLFLFYEDLLKDLRGNVQRVAEFFGKSLTSEQLNELSEHLTFDNFKKNKAVNLEGMNKIGVFTKDGAFIRQGKSGTWRDHFDPEMTLEADRWISENLQNTDLRFPNMES; this is encoded by the exons ATGGTCTGGCTCATCAATAATGAGTTGGATTACGATAGAGCTAAAGCG gTGGTGTACATAGCCCGTGAGCCGAGGGACGTGGTAGTCTCATACTACTATCATAATAAATTAACGAGGTTTATTAACGATGAACCCGACTTTAAATCATTTTGGAACCTTTTCAAGGACTCTGAAG TAATTTGGTCACCGTTTTTCCCACACGTTCAGGAGGCTTGGGAGAAGCGTAATAATcccaatttgttgtttttattctaCGAAGATCTTCTGAAG GACCTTCGAGGCAATGTGCAGCGTGTTGCAGAGTTCTTCGGTAAATCACTGACAAGCGAACAATTAAATGAATTGTCCGAACATTTGACTTTTGACAATTTCAAGAAGAACAAGGCAGTCAACCTCGAAGGCATGAATAAAATCGGTGTATTTACTAAAGATGGCGCTTTTATAAGACAAG GTAAGTCCGGCACTTGGCGAGACCACTTTGATCCTGAAATGACTTTAGAAGCAGATCGTTGGATCAGTGAAAATCTACAAAACACGGACCTGCGCTTTCCAAACATGGAAAGTTGa